The following proteins are encoded in a genomic region of Peromyscus eremicus chromosome 14, PerEre_H2_v1, whole genome shotgun sequence:
- the Tedc1 gene encoding tubulin epsilon and delta complex protein 1, which translates to MGRRRRRVEGAAKALPEAIAALSRSLPAGPSPEIFRRAKFDRPEAAPVLWQLLFRVLSPLAANNTLTDLAPEAQARVVKSALGSQGYPRSALVQFPAGNSQGSRELLLALSWLLARGPLLEQLLARTRVQLGDQLPQCECEVLASPGHPAPHVETESPVDLRLVEWLMGKLRFRWRRLISSQQEQCTLLSKIHLYTRGCHSQQSLGHLSVAETEMLRDPESSQQLLQTLEIENMRLGAALEWRHCELVFWQWMDTVLDACLSESPAVTSQPTVLPMISERGLSELELVKQELQALQEELQEVTETRRAAWEAQIGGLGQGPEWSTTRKALQEAVEQELVALQGSWEPSSNPVQPQRPHRLVRCKDESPRPQGLQAAEVIRTLSAQEACLTKVLHQLQNQCRQELARMASALPGLIWILAPGH; encoded by the exons CCAGCCCCGAAATCTTCCGCCGCGCAAAGTTTGACCGTCCAGAGGCG GCTCCAGTGCTCTGGCAGCTTCTCTTCCGAGTGCTCTCACCGCTTGCTGCAAACAATACCTTGACCGACCTTGCTCCTG AGGCCCAAGCCCGTGTGGTGAAGTCAGCACTGGGCTCCCAAGGCTACCCCAGGTCTGCGCTGGTACAGTTTCCTGCGGGCAATTCTCAGGGAAGCCGGGAACTGCTGCTGGCCCTGTCCTGGCTCCTGGCACGAGGACCTTTGCTTGAGCAGCTGCTTGCCCGGACCCGTGTGCAGCTGGGTGATCAGTTGCCCCAGTGTGAG TGTGAGGTCCTGGCCAGCCCTGGTCATCCTGCACCCCACGTGGAAACAGAGAGTCCGGTGGATCTCCGACTAGTGGAATGGCTGATGGGAAAGCTGCGGTTTAGGTGGCGACGCCTGATCTCCAGTCAGCAGGAACAGTGTACCCTCCTCAGCAAG ATCCACCTGTACACCCGTGGATGTCACAGCCAACAGAGCCTTGGCCATCTTTCTGTGGCTGAAACAGAGATGCTCAGAGACCCAGAGAGCAGCCAGCAG CTTCTGCAGACACTGGAGATTGAGAACATGCGCCTGGGGGCAGCTCTGGAGTGGCGGCACTGTGAGCTGGTCTTCTGGCAGTGGATG GATACAGTTCTGGATGCCTGTTTGTCGGAGAGTCCTGCTGTGACCTCACAGCCCACAGTCCTGCCCATGATCTCTGAACGCGGGCTTAGTGAGCTGGAGCTGGTAAAGCAAGAGTTACAGGCCCTGCAGGAGGAGCTACAGGAAGTGACTGAGACCCGGCGGGCAGCTTGGGAAGCCCAG ATTGGAGGCCTAGGTCAGGGGCCAGAGTGGAGCACCACAAGGAAGGCCTTGCAGGAGGCTGTCGAACAGGAGTTGGTCGCTCTGCAGGGGTCCTGGGAGCCATCCAGTAATCCTGTCCAGCCACAAAGACCCCATCGACTGGTGAGATGTAAGGATGAGTCACCAAGGCCCCAAGGCCTGCAGGCAGCCGAGGTGATCAGGACACTGAGCGCCCAGGAGGCCTGTCTGACGAAGGTGCTGCATCAGCTGCAGAATCAGTGTCGGCAGGAGCTGGCCAGGATGGCTAGTGCTCTGCCTGGATTGATTTGGATTCTGGCTCCTGGACACTGA